CGGGATCGCATACAAGTCCCATCACTGCCTTCAACGCCATGGCAACCGCATGAGCAGCCTGTCTTGGGCTTCCCCCCGCCAGCTCAACGACGGCGGCAGCGGCCATGGCGGAAGCGGCACCGCACTCCGCCTGGCAGCCTCCTTCGGCACCGGCGATGGTGGCATTTAGGGCTATTATCCTTCCCACTGCGGCGGCGGTGAAAAGGCTGTCCACAATTTCGTCATCGCTTTTTCCCAGCTTTTCTCCTACCGTCAAAACAGATCCGGGCAGTATACCGCAGGAACCAGCCGTAGGAGCGGCCACGATCTTCCCCATGGAAGCGTTCACGTTGGATACCGCCATGGCCCTTGCGGCAGCCTTCGCCACGGTACTGCCCGCGAGAGCCGAACCTGCGGCATTCCACATTTTCCTGCCTTCTCCGCCCGTGATGCCGCTTATTGAGCGGATTTCAGCGGCCACCCCCCGATTTGCGGCTTCCTTCATAACATCAAAATAAGACCTCATCTTCTTAAAGAGTTCCTCTTCGGTACTGCCAGTATATTTTGCCTCCAGTTCTCTGACTACGGTGGATATCTTACAGCCTCTTTTTTCCGCCGATTTTACCAGTTCCTCTATAGATCTTATCATACTTTTCCACCTTTACGCTGGTAATATTATCAATATCCGGTATATGTCTTCAATGCTTTCAAGAACCTCTTTTATTCCTTCGGGTAACGGCTCGTCGGTTTCTATGATCATCAGTGCTTGTTCACCCTTTGTCTTTCTCGAAACCCTCATCTGGGCGATATTGAACCCCTTTTCCGCCAGGTGTGTCGTAACTCGGGCTACTATGCCGGGCCTGTCCCTGTGAACGGTAATAATGGTTGGATATTCTCCCGAAAAATCCACTTCAAACCCGTCGATAGCCGTAATCTTGACCCGGCCGCCGCCGATGGAACAGCCGGCCACCTCGGTTTTTCGGGTATTGCCTTCCAGCACGAACAGGGCCGTATTGGGATGCAGGCTATCATCGTCTTCGCCGGCTACCAGTTCGTAAACCAATCCCCTTTTTCCTGCCTC
The DNA window shown above is from Thermosediminibacter oceani DSM 16646 and carries:
- the sdaAA gene encoding L-serine ammonia-lyase, iron-sulfur-dependent, subunit alpha, which translates into the protein MIRSIEELVKSAEKRGCKISTVVRELEAKYTGSTEEELFKKMRSYFDVMKEAANRGVAAEIRSISGITGGEGRKMWNAAGSALAGSTVAKAAARAMAVSNVNASMGKIVAAPTAGSCGILPGSVLTVGEKLGKSDDEIVDSLFTAAAVGRIIALNATIAGAEGGCQAECGAASAMAAAAVVELAGGSPRQAAHAVAMALKAVMGLVCDPVAGLVEVPCIKRNAMGAAQAILAADMAMAGIESVIPADEVITAMKEVGRMMSDRLKETAMGGLAVTPTGKNLSEKI
- the sdaAB gene encoding L-serine ammonia-lyase, iron-sulfur-dependent subunit beta, with the protein product MNLFDIIGPVMIGPSSSHTAGAVRLGNMARNILGEEPRRARIVVYNSFAKTGRGHGTDKALIAGLLGFAPDDERIRTSFEEAGKRGLVYELVAGEDDDSLHPNTALFVLEGNTRKTEVAGCSIGGGRVKITAIDGFEVDFSGEYPTIITVHRDRPGIVARVTTHLAEKGFNIAQMRVSRKTKGEQALMIIETDEPLPEGIKEVLESIEDIYRILIILPA